From Pandoraea norimbergensis, the proteins below share one genomic window:
- the htpX gene encoding zinc metalloprotease HtpX, whose translation MFNWMKTTLLMAAITALFMVVGGMIGGKQGMMLALAVALAMNFFSYWFSDKMVLRMYNAQQVDETSAPQFYNMVRELSQRAGLPMPKVYLINEDAPNAFATGRNPENAAVAATTGILRVLSDRELRGVMAHELAHVKHRDILISTISATMAGAISALANFAMFFGGRDQNGRPSNPIASIAVAILAPLAASLIQMAISRAREFEADRGGAEISGDPQALAAALDKIHRFAQGIPFEAAEQHPATAQMMIMNPLSGGAIANLFSTHPATEERIARLMEMARTGQYPV comes from the coding sequence ATGTTCAATTGGATGAAGACCACCCTGCTGATGGCGGCCATCACCGCGTTGTTCATGGTGGTGGGCGGCATGATCGGCGGCAAGCAGGGCATGATGCTCGCGCTGGCAGTTGCGCTCGCGATGAATTTCTTTTCGTACTGGTTCTCGGACAAGATGGTGCTGCGCATGTACAACGCGCAGCAAGTCGACGAGACCAGCGCACCGCAGTTCTACAACATGGTGCGCGAGTTGTCGCAACGCGCCGGGTTGCCGATGCCGAAGGTGTATCTGATCAATGAAGATGCGCCCAACGCGTTCGCGACCGGCCGCAATCCGGAAAATGCGGCCGTGGCGGCGACCACGGGCATTCTGCGGGTGCTCTCCGACCGGGAACTGCGCGGCGTGATGGCGCACGAACTGGCCCACGTGAAGCACCGCGATATTCTGATTTCGACCATCTCGGCCACCATGGCCGGTGCGATCTCGGCGCTGGCCAACTTCGCCATGTTCTTCGGTGGACGCGACCAGAATGGCCGTCCGAGCAATCCGATTGCGAGCATTGCGGTGGCGATTCTCGCGCCGTTGGCCGCCTCCCTGATCCAGATGGCCATTTCGCGGGCGCGTGAATTCGAGGCCGACCGTGGCGGTGCCGAGATTTCGGGCGATCCGCAGGCATTGGCGGCGGCGCTCGACAAGATTCATCGCTTTGCGCAGGGCATTCCGTTCGAGGCCGCCGAGCAGCATCCGGCCACGGCGCAGATGATGATCATGAACCCGCTCTCGGGCGGTGCGATCGCCAATCTGTTCTCGACGCACCCGGCCACTGAAGAGCGTATTGCACGCTTGATGGAGATGGCACGCACCGGACAATATCCGGTCTGA